GCCTTCATGGCCGCCATGCAGCAAGGCAAGTGGAAAGAGGCCCGCGCCGTGCTGGCCCGGACCATGCCCCTACCCGGCGTGCTGGGCCTTGTGTGCGAACAGCCCTGCCAGACCAGTTGTCGCCGCGCGGATCTGGACGAAGCCCTGCGCATCGGGGATCTGGAACGCGCCGCCATCCGTCTGTTCCCGCAACGCGAAGCCATCCGCCCCCTGCCGGCCAAGAACGTCCAGGTGGCCATCCTGGGGGCTGGCCTCTCGGCCCTCACCTGCGCCTGGGATCTGGGCAAGAAAGGCTACACCCCGGTGCTGCATGCCCCCGCAGGGGAATGGGGCGGCCTGCTGCGGGACATTCCGGAAGATCTGCTGCCTTCACAGGCCCTTGAAGACGCCTTTGCCCAGCTGGCCGGCCTGCGCGTGCAGCGCGTGGAGGCGCCGGCCCTGAACCGTGCCCTCTTGGATCAGCTTTCTGCTAAATTTTCAGTAGTCTATGTTGGTTTGGATACGCCGTCGCTGGCCGGCGGTCCGGCATCCCTGGGACTGGAGCCCCCCGCGGCAGTGACCTGGCAATCCGCGGAGAACACCTTCTGCGGCGGCTTCCAGACGCGCACCTGCATCGACGCCGCCTTCCAGGGCCGCATGGCTGCGGTGTCCATGGACCGCTTTCTGCAAAAAGTCTCCCTCACCGCCGCCCGGGACCGCGAAGGCCCCTTCGAGACCACGCTGTTCACCAGCATTGAGGGCCTGCCCACCCAGGCGGCAGCCCCGGTTGTGTGGCAGGATGCAGACACCGTCCGCGCCGAGGCCGGCCGCTGCCTGCTGTGCGAGTGCAAGGAGTGCGTGAAGGTCTGCGTATACCTGGAACAATTCAAGGGCTATCCCAAGAAGTACGCCCGGGAGCTGTACAACAATCTTTCCATCATCCAGGGCCTGCGCAAGGCCAACACCATGATTGAAAGCTGCAGCGGCTGCGGCCTGTGCGAGGCCGTCTGTCCCGGCGACTTCCACATGGGCAGGCTCTGCCTGGAAGCCCGGCAGGAGATGGTCCGCACGAACAAGATGCCCGGCTCGGCTTACGACTTCGCCGTGCGGGACTTCGAAGCCAGCGTCTCGGACCAGGCCGCCCTGCTCCGCCATGCGCCGGGCGCGGATTCCAGCGCGTATCTCTTCATGCCCGGCTGCCAGTTGGCCGGCTCCTCGCCGGCCATGGTGCAGCGCGTGTACGGCCACCTGCGGGACCGCCTGCCCGAGCCGGCCGGGCTGCTGCTCTCCTGCTGCGGCGCACCGGTCAAATGGGCCGGCCAGCAGGCGCGCTTTGACGCGCATCTGCAGGCGCTGGAGCAATCCATCATTGCAATGGGATCGCCCACCATCATCGCCGCATGCACCACCTGCATCGACACATTCCGGGAGCACCTGCCTGCGGTCAAGTGGATCTCGATGTGGGAGATACTGGAAACGCACCCACCGGAGGCGGCCCCGGTCAACAGATCCTTCTCCCTCCATGACCCCTGCACGGCCCGGCATCTGGAGCCCGTACGCGGCGCGGTGCGGCGGCTGGCCGACCGCTGCGGCCTTGCCCTGCACGAACCGCGTCTGTCGGGCGAACTGACCGAGTGTTGCGGCTTCGGCGGCGGCATGGAGTCCGCCAACCCGGCCCTGGCCGACACCGTGGCCCGCACCCGCGCCAGCCGTTGCGAGGGAGACATCCTCGCCTGGTGCGCCATGTGTCGGGACAGCCTCTCGCGTTCCGGCAAGACCGTCCATCATCTGCTGGATTTCCTGTTTCCCGAGGCGGCCGAGGCGCCGGTCTGCGCCACCTGTTCGTACATCCGTCGCGGACCGGGGGGGCCAGATCGCCAGGAAAACCGCCGCCGGCTCAAGCGGGATCTGCTGGCCGAACTGTGGCAGGAACGGGCGGCCATGCACGAGGATACCAGTCCCGTCCAGCTGGCCCCCGAGGTGCGGGACATGGTGGACCAACGGCGCATCCTGCTCTCGGATATCCGCGCCGCCCTGCGCCATGCCCGCGAAACCGGCAGGGAACTGACCAATCAGGAAACAGGCCGCCGCCTCGTCTGCCATGCCCCGGGCACGGTGACGTACTGGGTGGAATACTCCATTGAAACCACGCATATGGCCGTCTATCGCATTCACCGCGCCTGGAGCCATCGCATGGCCATATCGGAGGTCTGATGCAACGCTTTCCCGAGATCATCGCCCGGTATGAAGGCTGGCGCTGCGCCGCCTGCGACGAGCCCATGACGCCCGGACCAGCCCAGCTTTCCTATATGGGCGTGGTCTTCGACGTGGAGCTGCCCAGGTGCCCGCGCTGCAAGGCCGTGCTGGTGCCCGAGGAACTGGCCCTGGGCAAGATGCTGGATGTGGAACAGGTGCTGGAGGATAAATGATCGCCCCGCCGCCCTTCCACGCCCGGGCCGAGGTGCGCGCCGTGCTGGGGCAGACCCTGCGTCCCGGCGGCCTGGCCCTCACGGGCAGGCTGCTGGACTGGGCCGAGGCCGCCGGCCTTGCGCCGGGCGGCCGGGTGCTGGATCTCGGCTGCGGCCCTGGCGCCTCCTTGCAAGTGCTCCACCGTCGAGGCCTGAAGGCCGTGGGGGTGGACGCCACGCCCCCGGATATTCCGGGCTCCCTCGAAAACGTGCCGCGCGTGCAGGCCGCGGCCGAGCACTTGCCCTTTGCCACGGCCAGCTTTCACGCCGTGCTCTGCGAGTGCGCCGCCAGCTGCATGGGCCCGGGACAGGCACTTTTTGACGAGATCCGCCGGGTGCTGCGCCCTGGCGGGGTGCTGCTGCTGTCGGACCTGTACCAGCGCGGTCCGCAATGCGAAGCCCGCGCTGGCGGCGGCAGCTGTCACGAGGGCGCGCTGTCCCTGGACGGCTGGCGCGCTGCCCTGCGGCGGGCAGGCTTCTGCATCCTGACCCTGGAAGATCACAGCCGGGCCATGGCCGAGCTGGCTGCCCGGCTGGTGTTCGCCGGGGCGCTGTCCTTGCGGTCCGGGCAGGACTGCGCGCCGCCCGGCTACTTCCTGTGCCTCGCAACCCGTGAAGGATGATGTCCATGGGATACGATTCGGAACACGACGTCCTGCGACTGGCAGCCGAAGGCTTCAACTGCAGTCAGATCGTCCTCAGGCTCGGCCTGGAGCTGGCCGGCGAGGACCGGCCGGAGCTTGTCCGCATCGCCCACGGCCTGGGCCACGGCATCGGCCACTGCGGCGAGATCTGCGGCGCGCTGCTGGGCGGGGTCTGCCTCCTTTCCTGGCACGGCGGCCGGGGCGCGGCGGGAGAACTGGCCCACCCCATGCTGGACGCCATGGTGGCCGATCTGACGGGCTGGTTCCGGGAATCCGCCTGCGCCGGCTTCTGCGGCATCCGTTGCGCAGACATCCTGGAGGATGCCGGCGGCCGGCCGCACCCGGAACGTTGCGCCGGCCTCACCGCGGCGGCCTACGAAAAGGCCGTGGAAATTCTCCAGCAATACGAGATTGATCCCACCATGCCCCCGGAGTCCGCCCATGCCTGAGGCGGCGACACGCAGCCTGTGCCCGGAATGCCTGCAGGTGCTCCCGGCGGTATACGTCCAGGAAGGGGCGGAAGTGTTCCTGCGCAAGACCTGTCCGGAGCATGGCGTCTTTCAGACCATCGTCTGGCGCGGGGAACCGGCCTTTGCCGGCTGGCTGCGGCCCAAAACGCCCGTGCCCGGTCATGCCGAGGCTCGACCCGCGGCCCTGGGCTGCCCCCGCGACTGCGGCCTGTGCGCCAATCACCGCCAGCACACCTGCTGCGCCGTGGTGGAGATCACCCAGCGCTGCGACCTGGGCTGCCCGGTCTGCTACGCCGCCTCGGGATCGGATGCGCCGGCCGATCCTGACCTCACCCGCCTGGGCTGGCTGCTGGATCGTCTCAAGGCCCAGTCCGGAGACTGCGTGGTCCAGCTCTCGGGCGGCGAACCCTGCGTGCGGGACGATCTGCCGGCCATCGTCGCCCTGTGCAAGGCCAAAGGATTTTCCTTTGTGCAGATCAACACCAACGGCCTGCGTCTGGCCCGTGAGCCGGACTTCGCCCGCCGTCTGGCCGAGGCCGGGGCGGATACCATCTACCTGCAGTTCGATTCCCTGGACGATGCGCCATACGTGGCCCTGCGCGGCCGGCCCCTGCGGGACACCAAGCTGCGGGCCGTGGATGCCGCCGCCGCTGCCCGCCTGGGTGTGGTGCTGGTGGCCACGGTGGTGCTCGGCGTCAACGACGGCCACCTCGGGGCCTTGCTGCGCTTTGCCGTGGCCAACGGCCCGGCGGTGCGCGGGCTGCATCTGCAGCCGGTCAGCTATTTCGGCAGGATGCTCTCCATTCCGGAAGACGCCCAGCGCATCACCCTGCCGGAGCTCATGCGCGGACTGGAGACGCAGACCGCCGGCCTCGTGCATGCGGCAGACTGCATCCCCCCCGGCTGCGAGCATGCCCTGTGCTCCTTCCACGCCAGCTACATTCGTCGGCCAGACGGCAGCCTGCGCCTTGTCTCCACTCCCGAGGGCTGCTGCGGCCCTGCCAGTGCCGCGCCGGCGGCAGAGGGCGCGCGCAAGGCCAAGGACTTCACCCGCCGGCAATGGGCCTTTCCCGAAGACACCCCCGAGGGAGCGGAAGCCGCGGGCGAGATGGATCGCTTCCTTGCCGACGCCAGACGCCGCGCCTTTTCCCTCTCGGCCATGGCCTTTCAGGACGCCTGGACCATGGACCTGGAGCGCCTGCAGGGCTGCTGCATCCATGTGCTCAGTCCCGACGGCCGGCTGATTCCCTTCTGCAGCTACAATTGCACGTCCCGTCACGGCCAGACCCTGCACCGCGGGGTGAAGGCATGACCGGGCACCGTCTGGACGACTGGATAGCCGCCCGGCTGGGACTGGACACGCCGGGCGCGCCGGGCACCGCACAGCTGCGCGCGACGCAACTGCAACGCCTCAACGAAACCCTGGCCTGGGCCCGACGGCACAGCCCGTTCTGGCAGACGCATCTGGCCGGTACGCCAGACGTCCTACACTCCCTGGATGCGTTGGCCGGGCTGCCCCTGCTCACGGTCGAGCAGGTGCGCCAGCAGGGCCCAGCCTTGTGCTGCCTGCCCCAGGGCGACTTCGAGCGCGTAATCACCCTGCAGTCCTCCGCCACCACCGGTCCGGCCAAGCGGCTGTATTTCACCCGGGACGACCTGGACGCCACCGCGGACTTCTTTGCCGCAGGCATGGCCCACATCGTCCCGCCCGGCGGCACGGTGCTGCTGCTCATGCCCGGAGACCGCCCCGGCACCGTGGGGGATCTGCTGGGCCAGGGGCTGGCGCGGCTGGGCTCCGCGTGTATTTCTTTGGGATTCCTGCGGGATGTGGACGCGCTGCACGAGACCATCCGCACGCACGCCGTCGCCTGCGTGGTGGGCCTGCCCTGGCAGGTGCTGGCCGCAGCGCGTGCCGGCGGCCGGATCCCCGGCCTGACCTCGGTGCTGCTCTCGGCAGACCGCGCCCCGCGCTGGCTGGTGGACGAATTGCGCCAGCGCCTGGAGTGTGAAATCTTCCTACATTGGGGCATGACCGAAACCGGCCTCGGCGGCGCGGTGGAGTGTCCGGCGCATGACGGCCTGCATCCGCGGCTGCTGGATCTGCACCTGGAAGTCATCCATCCGGACTCCGGCACCCCCCTGCCGCCGGGCGAGCCGGGGGAACTGGTGCTGACCACCCTGGCCCGGCGCGGCATGCCGCTGATCCGCTATCGCACGGGGGATCTGGCCCGTCTGCTGCCCGGTCCCTGCGCCTGCGGCAGCCCTTTGCCACGGCTGGAGAATCCCACGCGCCGGCGTTCGCCTTCCCTGGCCCTTGTCACGGGGGACCTTGTGGACGAAACCGTGCTGGACGATGCCGTGATGCAGACCCCGGGCCTGCTGGCCTGTCGTCTGGAGCTGCTGACCGTCGAGGGGCGCGAGGTGTTGCGCATCCATGCCTGCGGCGGCGCGATGGAGGACATCGCGGCCAGGGTGCAGGCTGTGCCGGGCTGTCAGTCCCTGCCCCTGGACATCCGGCAGCACCGGCTGGAATCTCTTCTGGCGGACACGCCCCCCAAACGAACCATCCGCCGCATTGTGCACAAGGAGCCCCTGCATGCTGCTGTTTGACGCCATTGCCGCCGCGCCGACGCCGGCGGCCCTTGTGACCATCCTGCATCAGGACGGGTCCACCCCCCGCACGGCCGGGGCACGGATGCTCGTGTTCCCCGGCAACGCCATCCAGGGCACCATTGGCGGTGGGCTGGTGGAGGCGAAGGCCATAGCCCTGGCGGCCACGGTGCTGGAGACCGGCGTTGCTGTCACTGCGGCGTACGATCTTGCCGGCGCCAACGGCCAGGGCATGGACATGATCTGCGGCGGCCGCCTGGAAGTCCTGGCCGAACCCCTGGACATCCCGGCGCGGGCCGCCTTCGCCGAGCTGACCGCGCATCTGGCCGCGGGACGACGCGCCGCCATGCGCACCCAACTGGTCATGGTGGACACAGGCCGTCTTGACATCCAGCGCGAGATCCTGGCGGATCCCCCGGCCGATGCGCCGGCCTGGGATTTTTGCACGGAAGGCCAGATCCGGCGGCTGACCGAAGTCCACACCCCGCCGCCCTCGCTCTACCTCTTCGGCGCGGGGCACGTCTCCCAGGCCACGGCCGAAGTGGCCCATGTGGCCGGCTTTCGGGTGGTGGTGGTGGATGACCGGCCGGAATTCGCCAATGCCGCCCGGTTTCCCGTGGCTGCGCGCATCGTGACGCCGGCGTCGTATGACGGGCTGTTCGCTGCCCCGGGCCTGGCCGAGGAAGTCCTCGGGACGCAAAGCCATCTGGCCATCCTCACCCGCGGCCACCGGCACGACGCCACGGTGCTGGCCCAGGCCCTGCGCACGGCGGCGGGCTGGATCGGCATGATCGGCAGCCGCAGCAAGCGCGACGCCACCTACCTGCGCCTGCGGCAGGAGGGGTTTGGCGATGCGGATTTTGCCCGGGTGGCCTGCCCCATCGGCCTGGCCATCGGCGCGCAGACGCCGGGAGAAATCGCCATCAGCATCGTGGCGCAACTGGTGCAGCACCGCGCCGCGCTGCAGGCAGGCAAAGTATGCCCGTGATGTTCCTGCGGCATGGCCATGTGGAACGGCCCGGAGAGCGGGTCTATGTGGGCCAGCTGGACCTGCCCCTGTCCGAAACCGGGCGGCAGCAGGCCCGGTGCGTGGCGGCGTCCCTGGCCGGAAACACCGTCCGGGAAATTCGCTGCAGCGACCTGTCCCGCGCCCGGGAGTTCGCGGCAATCATCGCAGCGTCCCTGGAGTGTCCGCTCGTTGTCGATCCCGTCTGGCGGGAAATCTCCCTGGGCAGCTGGGAAGGCCGGGCCATGGCCGACGTGGCCCGGGAACACCCCGACGCGTTCCAGGCCAGGGGCGACGATCCCGCCGGGGTGCGCCCCCCCGGAGGAGAACATTTTGGCGATGTGCTGGCCCGCGTGCTGCCGGCCATGACGGCCCTGCAGGCCCAAGACAACGGGCGCGACATCGTGGTGGTGACTCACGCCGGGGTCATCCGCTCCCTGTGCTGCCATCTGGAGCATCGTCCCTGGGACACCTTGTTTTCCCTGAACATTCCGTATGCCGGCTTCTGGAAGCCAGCCCATGCACCGCAAGGAGGATGCCGCCGTGACACTACCGCGTGAGACACCGCCTGTTTCGGTCTGCCTTCAGGAGCACAGCCCTGCCCCGTGCACGCCCGCGCTGATGACGGCCGAGACCTATCAGTCCATGGAGCGGTTCGAGTTGCTGATGCATCTTGGGCATCCGGACATGGCCATACGATACCTGGCCGGTCGGGCCATCCTGGCCCGCTTTGAAGACGCCGAGGCCATCCTGCTGCGGGAACTGGCCCACCCGCGCTGGACCGTGCGTCAGGACGAGGCCCTCAGCCTGCTGGTGGGACTGCAATCCCGGCAGGCAGGCGTCCTGCTTGTCCCCATGCTCCAGCACCAGGACGAACGCCGCCGCCTGGCCGCGATCAAGGCCCTGCGCTGGCTGACGGACGAGGCGGACGTTTTTGTGAATGCCCTGGGGGATCCCTGCTGGCAGGTGCGGCTGGAGTCCCTCTTTGCCCTGAGCGACTTTGGACGTCCGCAGGATGCGCACGCGTTTGAAGTCCTGCTGGGAGACGAGCACCCCCGGGTGCGCCGGGCGGCCCAGGATGCCCTGCGGCGCTGGAAACGCCGTTCGCCGCTGCGCTCCCTGCGTCACGCCCTGGCGCAGCAGCAGGACCTGGACCTGTGATCTGCAGTATTTCGCCGAAGAACGCACAATGCATATTCACGTTCTTCGGCGGAATACGATGGCTCCCCGGCCTGCTGCATTGCCGCCGCCGGGGAAGGAGCGACGGCAAAGGCTGCTGACGAAGGACCATTGCAGGCCCATGTGAGCTGGCGGGGGATTTGGCGCAGCGGGATATGGCGGGATTTGGGGGGACTTGGCGGGATGTGCTTGGGATTCGGTGGGGTTGTGGGGCATTCTGTGCGCCCCGGCGAACCCGGACATTCGCGGGGGATTTGGCGCAAAAAATGGCTTTTGCGGGGGATTTGGCACAACTCGGACATGCTGACCGCCGCTGAAAAATACGCGCAAGAAGCCGGAAAGAAAAATGTTTCTCCGGCTTCTTGTTTTTTGCGGGCCGGCGCGAACCCGGACATCGAACCCGGACATGTGCCAGATGTCCGAGTTCGATGTATCAATTTGTTTTATATGAAATTTTTAGAAATACGCCAGATGGGGATGATGAAAAATCTTTCGGGATGTCCGGGTTTGAGAATTCTTTACGAGAGGGGCACGTCTATAATAAATATATGGTTATTCACTATGTCTCGGGCTGCAATTTGCACTGTTGCCCCGCTCCCGGCGTGCACAACAATGGAATGCCCATTGCTATTTGTGTCCCCGTTCTGCTGATTCTCCTCGGCCCCATCTTCCTGGGGGCGTTCACCTTCTTCTGTCCCAGCATCTTGAATGAGTTTGATGATCTTGTCTTTCGGAGACAACTTCTCAGACATGGACACCTCTTCCAACTTGACGAAACGCTACACCACTGCTCGCAACAACGTCACAATGCTGCCCTTGGCCTCAGTTTCTGTGCGCATCAGGCTGTAGGCAGCCACAATCAATTCGGCCTTCTTCTCAGGCCGCAAGGTCTGGCGAATGCTCGTCAGACCTTCTTCCACCGCCTCAATTGCATCCCGCAGGCGTTCCAAGTCCAGCTCCGGACATATTGACTTGGGCGCAGGTGGGGCCGGATGCACGCCAGTCAGCAGCCAATCAATAGAACACCCCAACACGTTGGCGAGTCTGCATAGGACATCGCCACTAGGGGTTTTCCCGCTTTCGTAGTTCTGGATCGAATTGACCGCAACACCAATATTTTCCGCAAGAGCTCGTTGTGTAAGACCTGCCTTTTTGCGTAGTCCGGCAAGCCTTTCTCCAAAAAACTGCAGGCCGCGATTATCTCTTTCCTGCGCCTCAGCTGTTTTTGGCATGACATTTCCGCTTTTTATTGAGCCCCCACCCATTTTGTATAGCACAAAATTTTGTGGCAACAGGTCGCAGGTCATGTGTAGAAAACACAAAAAAGCATTGACCTGCACACAAGAATTTGTGTATCGGGGACGTGTGTAGAGTAAAAATCAGCCTGACAAGTTGACTTTTAGACCAACGGATTTGTTGAATCAATGGCAAAAAAACGGCCTCTCCCTGACAACGCGCCCCGGCAACTGCTGCTGCCCCTGGCCCCATGCGGGACAAAGGGGATGCGCGCCGGGATGTTGCTGCGCAAGGACGCCGTGCGGGAAGCGCTGACAGAGGCCCTGGCCGGGTGCCCACTTTCCCGCGAGGAAGTGGCTGCGGAGCTTAGCCGGCTGACGGGCGAGGCCGTGAGCGTCCATCACCTGCACAGCTGGTGCAGCGAGGCCAAGCGCGAATGGCGCTTCCCGCTGGAGCTGGTCACCGCATTCTGTCTCGTTACCCAAGATTTTGGTGTGCTGGCCGCCGTGCTGGATGGCACGGGCCAGGCCCTGGCGGACAAGGAAACTATGACGCTGGCCGAATATGGCCGGCTGGTCGCCGAAGACAAAAAACGCGCCGCCCGTCGGCGTGAGCTGCAAGAGAGGTTGGGCGTATGAGCCGGTTAGAGTCGAGTGCCCGCAAGATTCGGGCATGGCTTGTCCTCAAAGGCATCCGCCAAGTGGAGGTCGCTCGGGATTTGGAAATCAGCCCGGCCACGGTGGGCAAGTTCATTGATGGCCACAGCAAAAGCAAGCGGCTGGGTGATTACCTGATCGGGCGTGGCTGCCCCAGGGCCTATCTTTCGGGCAGGATGTAGATTCCTTCGGCAGGGCGCTCACATGGGATATGGCACCGCGGAAATAGCAGCAGCCCTCGGCATTGATCAGCGTTCGGCACGCCGCAGGGCGGCTGGTGAAGCCTGGCCTTGCGCCAGACGCCAGGGACGCGGCGGGGGGCGGGAGTATCAGCCTGTTTCCCTGCCCCAGGATGTGCGGGATGCCATTCTGGCCTGGGAGCTGAAGAAGGCCTCTCAGGCCGGCGCGTCTTCCGTGCCTGCTGCGACCGCCCCGGTTTCAACTGGAGCGGTTCCTGCGGTGCCTGCCTCTGCTGGCTTGCCCGTTACACCGGCCGGGCCGACATCGGCGTTAACGCATGCCCAGCGCAAGGTGATGGTGGCGCGGCTGGGGTTCATCCGGGAAATTGAACGCCGGGTGGACGGCGGCATGGGCAAGGGCGAGGCGTTGAACAGCCTGGTGGCCCAGAGCAAGGACGGCACCTTGCCGGCGCATCTGGCCCGGCTGGTGGAGGTGGCCAATGACCGCGGCGGGGCGGAGCGTGGGCTTTCCCGCCGGACGTTGCAGCGCTGGCAGTCCCTCTTTGCCCTGGCCGGGGAGCGCGCCCTGGCCCCGGCGCGGGTGGAAAAGGATCTGACCATCCCGCCCTGGGCCGAGGCCTTCCTGGCCTGCTGGCGCGATCCGCAGAAGCCCTCCGTGGTGGACGCCTACACCAACGCCTTTGGGCCGCCCCATGCGCCCCATGCCGGCGCGCCCTCCATCCATGCCGTGCGGCGGTTCCTTGACAAATTGACCGTCCTGGCCCGCGAGGAAGGCCGGCGCACGGGCAACGCCTGGTTGTCCCTGATGCCCTATGTGCGGCGGGACACCTCGGACCTGACGCCCACCGAAATTTACACCATGGACGGCACCACCATGGACGTG
This sequence is a window from Megalodesulfovibrio gigas DSM 1382 = ATCC 19364. Protein-coding genes within it:
- the trsS gene encoding radical SAM (seleno)protein TrsS, producing the protein MPEAATRSLCPECLQVLPAVYVQEGAEVFLRKTCPEHGVFQTIVWRGEPAFAGWLRPKTPVPGHAEARPAALGCPRDCGLCANHRQHTCCAVVEITQRCDLGCPVCYAASGSDAPADPDLTRLGWLLDRLKAQSGDCVVQLSGGEPCVRDDLPAIVALCKAKGFSFVQINTNGLRLAREPDFARRLAEAGADTIYLQFDSLDDAPYVALRGRPLRDTKLRAVDAAAAARLGVVLVATVVLGVNDGHLGALLRFAVANGPAVRGLHLQPVSYFGRMLSIPEDAQRITLPELMRGLETQTAGLVHAADCIPPGCEHALCSFHASYIRRPDGSLRLVSTPEGCCGPASAAPAAEGARKAKDFTRRQWAFPEDTPEGAEAAGEMDRFLADARRRAFSLSAMAFQDAWTMDLERLQGCCIHVLSPDGRLIPFCSYNCTSRHGQTLHRGVKA
- the trsM gene encoding DVU_1556 family methyltransferase — protein: MIAPPPFHARAEVRAVLGQTLRPGGLALTGRLLDWAEAAGLAPGGRVLDLGCGPGASLQVLHRRGLKAVGVDATPPDIPGSLENVPRVQAAAEHLPFATASFHAVLCECAASCMGPGQALFDEIRRVLRPGGVLLLSDLYQRGPQCEARAGGGSCHEGALSLDGWRAALRRAGFCILTLEDHSRAMAELAARLVFAGALSLRSGQDCAPPGYFLCLATREG
- a CDS encoding XdhC family protein, which gives rise to MLLFDAIAAAPTPAALVTILHQDGSTPRTAGARMLVFPGNAIQGTIGGGLVEAKAIALAATVLETGVAVTAAYDLAGANGQGMDMICGGRLEVLAEPLDIPARAAFAELTAHLAAGRRAAMRTQLVMVDTGRLDIQREILADPPADAPAWDFCTEGQIRRLTEVHTPPPSLYLFGAGHVSQATAEVAHVAGFRVVVVDDRPEFANAARFPVAARIVTPASYDGLFAAPGLAEEVLGTQSHLAILTRGHRHDATVLAQALRTAAGWIGMIGSRSKRDATYLRLRQEGFGDADFARVACPIGLAIGAQTPGEIAISIVAQLVQHRAALQAGKVCP
- a CDS encoding histidine phosphatase family protein — encoded protein: MPVMFLRHGHVERPGERVYVGQLDLPLSETGRQQARCVAASLAGNTVREIRCSDLSRAREFAAIIAASLECPLVVDPVWREISLGSWEGRAMADVAREHPDAFQARGDDPAGVRPPGGEHFGDVLARVLPAMTALQAQDNGRDIVVVTHAGVIRSLCCHLEHRPWDTLFSLNIPYAGFWKPAHAPQGGCRRDTTA
- a CDS encoding DVU_1555 family C-GCAxxG-C-C protein, giving the protein MGYDSEHDVLRLAAEGFNCSQIVLRLGLELAGEDRPELVRIAHGLGHGIGHCGEICGALLGGVCLLSWHGGRGAAGELAHPMLDAMVADLTGWFRESACAGFCGIRCADILEDAGGRPHPERCAGLTAAAYEKAVEILQQYEIDPTMPPESAHA
- a CDS encoding pyridine nucleotide-disulfide oxidoreductase/dicluster-binding protein is translated as MPDQPHANRWTPFSFHKKERLMEQQTLRAWEQRCTQEEPPKCQAACPLHVDVRAFMAAMQQGKWKEARAVLARTMPLPGVLGLVCEQPCQTSCRRADLDEALRIGDLERAAIRLFPQREAIRPLPAKNVQVAILGAGLSALTCAWDLGKKGYTPVLHAPAGEWGGLLRDIPEDLLPSQALEDAFAQLAGLRVQRVEAPALNRALLDQLSAKFSVVYVGLDTPSLAGGPASLGLEPPAAVTWQSAENTFCGGFQTRTCIDAAFQGRMAAVSMDRFLQKVSLTAARDREGPFETTLFTSIEGLPTQAAAPVVWQDADTVRAEAGRCLLCECKECVKVCVYLEQFKGYPKKYARELYNNLSIIQGLRKANTMIESCSGCGLCEAVCPGDFHMGRLCLEARQEMVRTNKMPGSAYDFAVRDFEASVSDQAALLRHAPGADSSAYLFMPGCQLAGSSPAMVQRVYGHLRDRLPEPAGLLLSCCGAPVKWAGQQARFDAHLQALEQSIIAMGSPTIIAACTTCIDTFREHLPAVKWISMWEILETHPPEAAPVNRSFSLHDPCTARHLEPVRGAVRRLADRCGLALHEPRLSGELTECCGFGGGMESANPALADTVARTRASRCEGDILAWCAMCRDSLSRSGKTVHHLLDFLFPEAAEAPVCATCSYIRRGPGGPDRQENRRRLKRDLLAELWQERAAMHEDTSPVQLAPEVRDMVDQRRILLSDIRAALRHARETGRELTNQETGRRLVCHAPGTVTYWVEYSIETTHMAVYRIHRAWSHRMAISEV
- a CDS encoding DVU_1553 family AMP-dependent CoA ligase; translation: MTGHRLDDWIAARLGLDTPGAPGTAQLRATQLQRLNETLAWARRHSPFWQTHLAGTPDVLHSLDALAGLPLLTVEQVRQQGPALCCLPQGDFERVITLQSSATTGPAKRLYFTRDDLDATADFFAAGMAHIVPPGGTVLLLMPGDRPGTVGDLLGQGLARLGSACISLGFLRDVDALHETIRTHAVACVVGLPWQVLAAARAGGRIPGLTSVLLSADRAPRWLVDELRQRLECEIFLHWGMTETGLGGAVECPAHDGLHPRLLDLHLEVIHPDSGTPLPPGEPGELVLTTLARRGMPLIRYRTGDLARLLPGPCACGSPLPRLENPTRRRSPSLALVTGDLVDETVLDDAVMQTPGLLACRLELLTVEGREVLRIHACGGAMEDIAARVQAVPGCQSLPLDIRQHRLESLLADTPPKRTIRRIVHKEPLHAAV
- a CDS encoding helix-turn-helix domain-containing protein, whose translation is MTCDLLPQNFVLYKMGGGSIKSGNVMPKTAEAQERDNRGLQFFGERLAGLRKKAGLTQRALAENIGVAVNSIQNYESGKTPSGDVLCRLANVLGCSIDWLLTGVHPAPPAPKSICPELDLERLRDAIEAVEEGLTSIRQTLRPEKKAELIVAAYSLMRTETEAKGSIVTLLRAVV
- a CDS encoding HEAT repeat domain-containing protein gives rise to the protein MTLPRETPPVSVCLQEHSPAPCTPALMTAETYQSMERFELLMHLGHPDMAIRYLAGRAILARFEDAEAILLRELAHPRWTVRQDEALSLLVGLQSRQAGVLLVPMLQHQDERRRLAAIKALRWLTDEADVFVNALGDPCWQVRLESLFALSDFGRPQDAHAFEVLLGDEHPRVRRAAQDALRRWKRRSPLRSLRHALAQQQDLDL
- a CDS encoding DVU_1557 family redox protein; the protein is MQRFPEIIARYEGWRCAACDEPMTPGPAQLSYMGVVFDVELPRCPRCKAVLVPEELALGKMLDVEQVLEDK